From Sphingopyxis sp. USTB-05, the proteins below share one genomic window:
- a CDS encoding PepSY-associated TM helix domain-containing protein produces the protein MHAPTSSRPATKKSRKAFWLKQLHMWHWMSSAVSLIGLLLFAITGFTLNHAADIEGSPVVTQQSAQLPQALLARLNAAAPDAEKAPLPPAVAEWVEESFPVKASAEAEWSEGEVYLPAPRPGGDAWVAIDLETGAASGEVTSRGWISYLNDLHKGRNSGGEWSLFIDIFSFACLVFAITGLFLLQLHSAKRKSTWPLVGLGLAIPAAIAIIFIH, from the coding sequence ATGCACGCACCCACATCTTCGCGACCGGCGACTAAAAAGAGCCGGAAGGCCTTCTGGCTGAAGCAGCTGCATATGTGGCACTGGATGAGCTCGGCCGTCAGCCTGATCGGCCTGCTGCTATTCGCGATTACGGGCTTCACGCTCAACCATGCCGCCGATATCGAGGGCTCGCCTGTCGTAACGCAGCAATCGGCGCAGCTGCCGCAAGCACTGCTGGCGCGCCTCAATGCTGCGGCGCCCGATGCGGAGAAGGCACCCCTTCCGCCCGCCGTCGCCGAATGGGTCGAAGAAAGCTTCCCGGTAAAGGCGTCGGCGGAAGCGGAATGGTCCGAAGGCGAAGTCTATCTGCCCGCGCCCCGCCCGGGTGGCGATGCCTGGGTCGCGATCGACCTAGAGACCGGCGCCGCGTCGGGAGAGGTCACCAGCCGCGGATGGATTTCCTACCTCAACGATCTTCACAAGGGGCGCAATTCGGGCGGCGAATGGAGCCTGTTCATCGACATCTTCTCCTTCGCTTGCCTGGTATTCGCGATCACCGGCCTGTTCCTGCTTCAGCTACATTCGGCGAAGCGCAAGAGCACCTGGCCGCTCGTCGGACTGGGCCTCGCGATCCCTGCCGCTATCGCCATCATCTTCATTCACTAG
- a CDS encoding DUF885 family protein, which yields MALATSLIAAPAARAAAKGGTSDAAFTAFLDAAFEAEIALDPEQLTQLGRKEQQDRFTDPSDAAAAARLAWRRANVTEMKKKFDPATLGDDARVSYDMWLLELERAEASTKWRGHNYVFDRNGPHTGLPNFMINQHRVDTTADMDAYIARVTALGPTLDVYLDRAKASAASGVRMPGFAYDQSIELVGRLTTGAPFDDGADNALFADAKAKASGLVTEGKADAAASDRYVAQVAAAMTGSMKPAYGRLRAWLIADRAKASADPRGAGALPDGAAYYNAMLRLQTTTDMTAEEIHALGLSEVARIRAEMEALKAKIGFDGKLEDFFVFLRSDDRFYVANDDAGRAIYLKKAEDYLAGMRARLPEQFGRLPKADLIVKRVEAFREEPGGAAHYSPAALDGSRPGIFYVHLADTRATPIYEIEGTVYHEGHPGHHMQIALAQEMTGTPEFRKNYFYGAYGEGWALYVERLAKEMGFYTDPYSDFGRLGREIWRAIRLVVDTGIHAKGWSEAEALAYYTANSPQPIGKIRSEIRRYFVTPGQATSYKVGMQRILALRDKARTAIGPRYDQRVFHEIILGRGSVPLPVLEAQVDRWIAAPA from the coding sequence TTGGCATTGGCGACCAGCCTGATCGCTGCGCCGGCAGCGCGGGCGGCGGCGAAGGGCGGCACAAGCGACGCGGCGTTTACCGCCTTTCTCGACGCGGCTTTCGAGGCCGAGATCGCGCTCGACCCCGAACAGCTCACCCAGCTTGGCCGCAAGGAACAGCAGGACCGTTTTACCGACCCGAGCGACGCGGCTGCGGCTGCCCGGCTTGCCTGGCGCCGGGCCAATGTCACGGAAATGAAGAAGAAGTTCGACCCGGCGACGCTCGGTGACGACGCGCGGGTGTCATATGACATGTGGCTGCTGGAGCTTGAGCGGGCCGAGGCGTCGACGAAGTGGCGCGGGCATAATTATGTCTTCGACCGCAATGGCCCACACACCGGCTTGCCGAATTTCATGATCAACCAGCATCGTGTCGACACGACCGCGGATATGGATGCCTATATCGCCCGAGTCACCGCGCTTGGCCCGACGCTCGATGTCTATCTCGACCGCGCCAAGGCTTCGGCGGCAAGTGGGGTGAGAATGCCCGGCTTCGCCTACGACCAGTCAATCGAGCTCGTCGGGCGGCTGACCACCGGCGCGCCATTCGACGACGGTGCCGACAATGCGTTGTTCGCCGATGCGAAGGCAAAGGCGTCGGGTCTCGTGACCGAAGGGAAGGCCGACGCTGCGGCGTCCGATCGCTACGTCGCACAGGTCGCCGCAGCAATGACGGGATCGATGAAGCCCGCTTACGGCCGGCTGCGCGCCTGGCTCATCGCCGACCGCGCCAAGGCCTCTGCCGACCCGCGCGGCGCGGGAGCGTTGCCCGATGGCGCCGCTTATTATAACGCGATGCTGCGGCTGCAGACGACGACCGACATGACCGCCGAGGAAATTCACGCGCTCGGCCTGTCGGAAGTCGCGCGTATCCGCGCGGAGATGGAAGCGCTCAAGGCGAAAATCGGCTTCGACGGCAAGCTCGAGGACTTTTTCGTCTTCCTGCGCAGCGACGATCGTTTCTATGTCGCGAACGACGACGCAGGCCGCGCGATCTATCTCAAAAAGGCGGAGGATTATCTTGCCGGCATGCGTGCGCGGCTGCCCGAGCAATTCGGGCGACTGCCCAAGGCCGATCTGATCGTCAAGCGCGTTGAGGCGTTTCGCGAAGAGCCGGGCGGCGCCGCGCATTATTCGCCGGCGGCGCTCGATGGGTCGCGACCGGGCATTTTCTATGTCCATCTCGCCGATACGCGCGCGACCCCGATCTACGAGATCGAGGGCACCGTCTATCACGAAGGCCACCCCGGTCATCATATGCAGATCGCGCTCGCGCAGGAAATGACCGGCACGCCCGAGTTCCGGAAGAATTATTTCTATGGTGCCTATGGCGAAGGATGGGCGCTCTATGTCGAGCGGCTTGCGAAGGAGATGGGCTTCTACACCGATCCCTACAGCGATTTCGGTCGGCTGGGACGCGAGATTTGGCGCGCGATCCGCCTGGTGGTTGACACCGGAATTCATGCAAAGGGATGGAGCGAGGCCGAGGCGCTGGCCTATTACACCGCCAATTCGCCGCAGCCGATCGGAAAAATCCGCTCTGAAATTCGCCGTTATTTCGTCACGCCCGGACAGGCGACATCATATAAGGTCGGCATGCAGCGCATCCTCGCGCTGCGCGACAAGGCGCGGACGGCAATTGGCCCGCGATACGACCAGCGCGTGTTTCACGAGATCATCCTCGGACGCGGATCGGTACCGTTGCCAGTGCTAGAAGCGCAAGTCGATCGCTGGATTGCCGCGCCGGCCTGA
- a CDS encoding antitoxin Xre/MbcA/ParS toxin-binding domain-containing protein, with the protein MVEDDNDQYRRKLEEWVAAHPGIPTGSDILQSGDFEILAGFVLRVVGAAGLASPIAWVDQRAVIDINETPPANPIMRIFAGLARAWSLSPSEKVGLLGVISYEDLETLNDLRIEQVPTAIAQRLIAILEIFKAINILLPVHSRADGWIRRENAGELFRGRTPLDVMTRDIEGLQSVQGYLQAEVSL; encoded by the coding sequence TTGGTTGAGGACGACAATGACCAGTACCGACGAAAGCTAGAGGAATGGGTGGCGGCCCACCCTGGGATTCCAACAGGCAGTGATATCCTTCAATCAGGTGATTTCGAAATCTTGGCAGGATTTGTCCTGCGCGTTGTCGGGGCGGCCGGTCTCGCCAGTCCAATTGCATGGGTGGATCAACGGGCGGTCATCGACATCAATGAGACGCCACCTGCAAATCCCATCATGAGAATATTCGCGGGTTTGGCTCGCGCTTGGTCTCTATCCCCGTCAGAGAAAGTGGGATTGCTCGGAGTGATCTCTTATGAGGATTTGGAGACGCTCAACGATTTGAGAATAGAGCAGGTGCCTACTGCCATCGCCCAGCGACTCATTGCAATTCTTGAAATTTTCAAGGCCATCAACATCCTCCTCCCGGTTCATTCGAGAGCGGACGGCTGGATCAGAAGAGAGAACGCAGGTGAGCTCTTTCGAGGCCGCACGCCGCTTGATGTCATGACCCGAGATATCGAAGGACTGCAATCCGTTCAGGGATACCTTCAAGCCGAAGTATCACTGTAA
- a CDS encoding MobA/MobL family protein, with the protein MAKKMKVPPPGLDYLPVIGVTENLSFGIIQAEPVNGGAQVTAESAVFKRMYPVLRPEDSKAAWINPTCFMHSVQLPPGASDELWSAQRLARAYDEQGYQLRDVIVIVTLRFPEAEVIPPELRLHEAWQTSQEFVRQRIVSEHRVAAISVMHVPARAARPGSPHVHVMVPARELLPSGFGKFARPLGTDEGRTIMDLEWASWRRENGLG; encoded by the coding sequence ATGGCAAAAAAAATGAAAGTGCCGCCGCCTGGTCTCGATTATCTGCCCGTCATCGGCGTGACCGAAAATCTGTCGTTTGGGATCATCCAGGCTGAGCCAGTAAACGGAGGAGCTCAAGTGACTGCCGAGAGCGCGGTGTTCAAGCGAATGTATCCGGTCCTCCGCCCTGAGGATTCAAAAGCAGCATGGATCAATCCAACATGCTTCATGCATTCGGTTCAGTTGCCGCCGGGGGCTAGCGATGAACTCTGGAGTGCCCAGCGCCTCGCTCGGGCATATGATGAGCAGGGGTACCAGCTTCGAGATGTGATTGTCATTGTGACATTACGGTTCCCGGAAGCCGAAGTCATACCGCCCGAACTGCGGCTCCACGAAGCTTGGCAAACGTCTCAGGAGTTTGTCAGGCAGCGTATTGTATCAGAGCATAGGGTTGCAGCAATCTCTGTAATGCATGTCCCCGCCAGGGCGGCGCGACCAGGCTCTCCGCATGTACATGTTATGGTTCCCGCACGAGAACTTCTTCCGAGTGGTTTCGGAAAGTTCGCACGGCCCCTCGGCACCGATGAGGGCAGGACGATTATGGACCTTGAGTGGGCATCTTGGCGCAGGGAGAACGGTCTTGGTTGA
- a CDS encoding PD-(D/E)XK nuclease family protein — protein sequence MMSLTDNPNLPRITEFFAAARALFPHCLVQQPPINSTAIARFFGEIGQPIADARSRGVFLNPWSMVRVDRLEVINSAVLTQFWDPRRSGSRAAAFLNAFFRRIERGRDCHLPSKSELDMGYAITAEANPMAELSDRLDILIETKTQIVGIEIKIDAGEGVEQLARYRAALGRLAAISPGKQGWSLIYLTRTGADPGEVVPASWRDISVSARHIAPVKAAEREFSDWLILAFADHVSTFQTTS from the coding sequence ATGATGTCACTGACCGACAACCCGAACCTTCCCCGGATTACAGAATTCTTTGCCGCTGCCCGAGCACTGTTTCCCCACTGCTTAGTGCAGCAACCGCCGATCAATTCGACTGCGATTGCAAGATTTTTCGGTGAGATCGGCCAGCCGATTGCAGACGCCAGAAGTCGGGGGGTATTTCTGAATCCGTGGTCGATGGTGCGAGTGGACCGACTGGAGGTGATTAATAGCGCCGTCCTGACCCAGTTTTGGGATCCTCGACGTTCAGGATCGCGGGCCGCCGCGTTCCTCAATGCCTTCTTTCGCCGCATTGAACGCGGGCGAGACTGCCATTTGCCGTCGAAAAGCGAGCTAGACATGGGGTACGCCATCACAGCCGAAGCCAATCCTATGGCCGAATTGAGCGACCGCCTCGATATTCTGATTGAAACGAAAACCCAAATTGTGGGCATCGAGATCAAGATCGATGCCGGGGAAGGTGTCGAACAACTTGCCCGTTACCGCGCGGCTCTGGGAAGGCTCGCAGCTATCTCTCCCGGAAAACAAGGCTGGTCGCTCATTTATTTGACCCGGACTGGCGCCGATCCTGGTGAGGTTGTCCCCGCCAGCTGGCGCGACATATCGGTCTCCGCTCGTCACATAGCGCCGGTAAAGGCAGCAGAGCGCGAGTTCTCCGACTGGCTAATCCTCGCGTTCGCAGACCATGTCTCGACGTTCCAGACGACTTCTTAG
- a CDS encoding Hsp70 family protein produces MYLGIDLGTSNSAIVGIDSGGIRLFKTEDGKDVLSSTLYFDRRGHMSVGTRAQAQAELSPENVAQGFKRLMGTSSTIELKGADKILTPEEASTEIIRQLIRQATAESGSVDVAGAIITIPAAFNQMQSEATIRAARAAGLSRVGLLQEPVAAAMAALEGASRRDGRFLVYDLGGGTFDVALVEASGGAVNVIAHEGINMLGGRDFDRGILDTIVRPWLAEKFDLPADAAVRPEYRRMFGILRMKVEMAKIELSSRDKTIVFLSEEDARATDNAGTEIYTEVEVSRAQLETLIADQIDDSITLCRKILTDNGLNHEDIDRIVFIGGPSKMPVIRETVSRELGVPADHKTDPMTAVARGAAIFAESRDWGSATGQRKSARGSLAVEGKLELKLAFTARTSDENAKLRITADTQDKSYCYQITGPQGFDSGIVNFDGKASLSLPLPSLGAHQFKLTVTDVDGQPACEPQTIEFMRSAATAAAIHATQTVSVKIADGPASERRNILVPLISKGTPLPVKNTSSYRLRETLTGGIPSHFDVELFNHAEGVDDPLLNLSIGVFRIRADDILDDGDSLVAGSSIEIHWSMDDNGLINCEVAIPDLGIHLDNKSYYVPQANHERFDGDEGELLATKKLGEAQQALSHARSALGASSELDRMERRLARQQELLDNSIDAEARRLATEEALHVQQELARLSDAPEHRKAMLLQEIDRIEEGAADLIEKIEAETAQRLSTLLHSAREELSNGNWKKARDLVEQARSIFQRALFQQPTFIAAVFENLRDERFSALDKNLHDQLTREGDAAIAAGDVDSLREVVAQMFGNRMPTEHSSKGVSMLAGLLR; encoded by the coding sequence ATGTATCTCGGAATTGATCTAGGAACTTCAAATTCGGCGATTGTCGGCATTGATAGCGGAGGCATTAGGCTTTTCAAAACCGAAGACGGCAAAGACGTACTCTCCAGCACGCTCTACTTTGACCGTCGCGGCCACATGTCGGTCGGTACCCGGGCACAGGCGCAGGCCGAGCTGTCTCCTGAAAACGTCGCTCAGGGCTTCAAGCGGCTTATGGGAACCTCGAGCACGATCGAACTTAAGGGAGCGGACAAGATCCTCACCCCGGAAGAAGCAAGTACCGAGATCATCCGCCAGCTTATCCGGCAGGCGACCGCTGAATCGGGTTCGGTAGACGTCGCGGGCGCAATTATCACTATCCCCGCCGCTTTCAACCAAATGCAGTCCGAGGCGACCATTCGTGCTGCCCGAGCGGCCGGATTGTCTCGAGTAGGCCTGCTGCAGGAGCCAGTCGCCGCGGCCATGGCTGCGTTGGAGGGAGCGTCGCGCCGAGACGGGCGATTTCTCGTTTACGACTTAGGCGGCGGAACTTTCGACGTTGCGCTTGTCGAAGCCAGCGGCGGTGCGGTAAATGTCATCGCACATGAGGGCATCAACATGCTCGGCGGCCGCGACTTCGACCGCGGCATTCTGGACACGATAGTCCGTCCCTGGCTCGCCGAAAAATTTGATCTTCCTGCCGACGCCGCCGTTCGTCCCGAGTATCGGAGAATGTTCGGCATTCTGCGGATGAAGGTCGAAATGGCGAAAATCGAGCTATCGAGCCGCGATAAAACGATCGTCTTCTTAAGCGAGGAAGATGCCCGCGCTACCGACAACGCAGGTACGGAAATCTACACCGAAGTCGAAGTGAGTCGCGCCCAGCTAGAGACGCTGATCGCTGATCAGATTGATGACTCCATCACCTTGTGCCGTAAGATTCTAACCGACAATGGCCTAAACCACGAGGACATTGACCGGATAGTCTTCATCGGTGGCCCTTCAAAAATGCCTGTCATACGTGAGACCGTTAGCCGAGAACTTGGCGTCCCCGCTGACCATAAGACTGACCCTATGACAGCAGTTGCGAGAGGTGCAGCAATTTTTGCCGAAAGCCGCGACTGGGGCAGCGCGACGGGGCAACGGAAAAGCGCTCGCGGCAGCTTGGCGGTCGAAGGCAAGTTAGAACTCAAGCTCGCCTTTACTGCCCGAACATCGGACGAAAATGCAAAGTTGCGGATCACGGCCGACACCCAGGATAAATCCTATTGCTATCAAATCACCGGGCCGCAGGGCTTTGACAGCGGGATTGTCAATTTCGATGGCAAAGCATCGCTCAGCCTTCCTCTTCCCAGTCTCGGCGCACATCAATTCAAACTGACCGTCACCGATGTCGACGGTCAACCCGCGTGCGAGCCGCAGACCATTGAGTTTATGCGTTCCGCAGCAACGGCGGCGGCCATACACGCAACCCAAACAGTCTCGGTCAAGATTGCTGACGGCCCGGCATCCGAGCGCCGCAACATCCTCGTTCCCTTGATTTCAAAGGGCACCCCGTTACCCGTAAAAAATACATCCTCTTACCGTCTTCGCGAGACGCTGACTGGGGGCATCCCTTCCCATTTCGATGTCGAGCTTTTCAATCACGCCGAAGGCGTCGACGACCCGCTTCTAAACCTTTCCATTGGCGTCTTCCGCATTCGCGCCGACGATATCCTCGACGATGGGGACAGTTTAGTCGCGGGATCGAGTATCGAAATCCACTGGAGCATGGACGACAACGGCTTGATCAACTGCGAGGTCGCAATCCCTGATCTGGGGATCCACTTGGATAACAAGAGCTATTATGTCCCGCAGGCCAACCATGAGCGCTTTGATGGCGACGAGGGCGAATTACTCGCGACCAAAAAGCTCGGTGAAGCGCAACAAGCTCTGTCTCACGCGAGATCGGCGTTGGGTGCATCGTCGGAACTTGATCGAATGGAGCGCCGTCTAGCGCGTCAACAAGAACTTCTCGATAATTCCATTGATGCCGAGGCCCGGCGATTGGCGACAGAAGAGGCTCTTCACGTTCAGCAGGAACTAGCCCGGCTTAGCGACGCGCCTGAACACCGCAAGGCAATGCTGCTCCAAGAAATTGATCGGATTGAGGAAGGAGCGGCCGACCTTATTGAAAAGATCGAGGCAGAAACGGCGCAGCGCCTCTCTACATTGCTTCATTCGGCTCGGGAAGAGCTCAGCAATGGCAATTGGAAAAAGGCCAGGGATCTGGTTGAACAGGCGCGCTCCATTTTTCAGCGAGCTCTTTTCCAACAACCGACCTTCATCGCTGCAGTTTTTGAGAATTTGCGCGACGAACGATTCTCCGCCCTTGACAAAAATCTGCATGACCAACTCACAAGAGAGGGAGATGCGGCAATTGCGGCGGGAGATGTCGATAGCTTGCGTGAGGTAGTTGCTCAGATGTTCGGGAATCGAATGCCCACCGAACATTCGTCGAAGGGCGTCTCGATGCTGGCCGGCCTCCTCCGATGA